Within the Thermanaeromonas toyohensis ToBE genome, the region CGTACGTACTGCTGGTCTGGCAAAGACACAGCAGGGTTAGTACCGATCACCCAAAGCACCCGCAGGCGCCCGGCGTCGATAAGTTCTAACATAGTGTGGATATCATTGGTGTGCTGGGGCAATATTTTCTCCTCTACACCCCAGAACCGGGCTACTTCGTGGCGGTGCCTAGGATTCTTGGGATTGCGCAACCCTGGTAGACTTCCTGCTCCTCCTATCTCCCTCATGCTTAAAGACGAAGATTGGCCAGTTAAAGAAAGAGGTGCACACCCTGGGCGGCCTATCTTGCCAGTTATAAGGTGTAGGGAATTGATGAGGGTGACCGTATCCACCGCTTGGAGGCTTTGGTTTACCCCCTGGCAGAAGAGGGTGACGGCTGTAGCTGCTCTTCCAAATAGATGAGCAGCCTGGATAATATCCCTGGCTGGTACCCCGGTCAACTCCTGAGCTACTTCCGGAGGGAAATCCTGTGCTGCTACCTTTAGATCCTCGAATCCTGCTGTAGCCTTGGTAATGAATCCCCAGTCCAGCAAGTTTTCTCGGATAAGCACATAAATAATGGAGTAAACCAGGGGTATGTTGGAGCCACACCGTAGCCGAAGGTGCAAGTCAGCCACACTGGCCGGCAAGGTGAGACGGGGGTCAGCCACTATGAGTTTAGTACCTTTGCGCTGGCGGTTGCGTAAGATACGCTGCCAAACTTGGGGATGCATTTCCGCAGGGTTGGCGCCCAGGATAAAGATAACCTCAGCCGTATCCAGATCTTCATAACACCCCGGGGGAGCATCGATACCGAAGGAACGGATATATCCCATGGACGTAGAAGCCATGCAGAGGCGGGTATTAGCATCTATATTAGGAGTACCGAGGACACCTTTGGCTAGCTTATGCAAGGCATAATATTCTTCTAGGGTGAGCTGTCCTCCATGATAAATACCTATAGCTTCTGGGCCGCCCTGTTCCAAGGCTTCCCGTATTTTCCGGGCCAGAGTTTCATGAGCTTCCTCCCACGTTATAGGGACCATTTTCTCTCCTACCCGCCGGAGAGGACGGGTGGCCCTTTCGGGATGTTCTAATGTTTTCCAGGCATATATACCTTTAAGGCATAATTGCCCTTGGTTTACGGAAGAAGAGGGGTTAGGTTTCACGGCCACTGCCCGGCCCTTTTTAACCCCCAGATATAACCCGCACCCGGTTCCACAATAACCGCAGGTTGTGTATATCCAGCTGTCCACCGTTTCCTCGTTATGGAGCAACTCTTCTAGAGAACGCCTGAATTCTAAATTATACATATCCCTTTAACTACCTTTCCATCCTTGATGAAAATTGGGGGATTACCCCTCATTAAGGTTATATTTCTTAAGTTTTTGGTAAAGGCCAGAAGGATGTATCCCCAGTAGCCGCGCAGCTTCCTGTTTATTACCTTTGGCTGCCAGGAGGGCTTTCTTGATAGCTTCTTGCTCAGCTAGGGCAACTGCCTTTTTTAACTCAAACCCACCCGAAGAAATAGATTGAGGAAAGGTAGGAGGTAGATGCTCGGGTAATATCAATTTATCCTCGGGATCTAGGAAATTAAACGCGTATTCCAGCACATTTTCCAGCTCCCGCACATTGCCCGGCCAGGAATATTCTTCAAAAAGTTCCTTAACTTTAGGGCTTAAGCCTTGGACTTCTAGCATGTACTTGATATTAAATTTCTGGATAAGACTGCGGCAAATGGGTTCGATATCCATGGGGCGTTCCCGGAGGGGAGGGATATGAAGGGTGATAACGGCCAGGCGATAATAAAGGTCTAAACGGAATTTACCTTCTTTCACGAGGGACACCAGATCCTTATTGGTGGCTGCTATGATCCTAACATCAACGTTTAGGGTTTTTCTGCCCCCTATCCGCTCGAAGGAGCGTTCTTGCAGAACACGCAGTAACTTGGGTTGCATACTTAAAGGTAGATCGCCTATTTCGTCCAAGAACACGGTACCCCCATCGGCAAGTTCAAATTTACCTGGCTTCCCACCACGAGCTGCTCCAGTAAAAGCCCCCTCTTCATACCCAAAAAGTTCCGCCTCCAGGAGATTTTCTGGTATGGCTGCACAATTAATTTTTATAAAAGGCTCTTTCCTCCTTCGGCTGGCCTGGTGGATAGCCCGGGCGAAGAGATCTTTTCCGGTACCGCTCTCACCTAAAAGAAGAACATTGGCTTCTCCTTGGGCTACCCGGGCAGCTAATTTTTTAAGCTCCTTTATTTGAGGGCTAATCCCTTGTATGGCTACCCAGGGGGATAGGTTTTCCTGTAGGAATTCTAGTTCATCTTTATATAAAAGGAGCCTATTTTCCATTATTTTGAACTGATGGTAAAAATCTTTAAAGTTATCTTGTAGTATAGCCTCCTGGGGAAGCACCCGGCTTATTCCTCCTAATATCTCACCGCTTTTATTCTTTAACGGTATCTCCGCCAGACAAAGCCGCTGACCTTTAAACTGTACTTCAGGATTTAAGTAAGACCGACCTGTAGTAACAACTTCGAACAATCTAGAAAAGGGAAGTACCTGTGCCACGGGCAATCCTACAGCTGACTCCTCCCTCCAGCCGACCAGCGAAGCACAGTATTTATTGATAAATACTAGTTTCCCTTCTTTGTCCACGACCGCCAGACCTAGGGGTAACTCTGCCAGGAGGGCTTCATAAATTTCAGCGAGGTCATGCCCCGTGTCCCATTGTTCTAAAACAATTACAGTGTTACCTTCCCCCTCCGGTAGCGGAAAATAGCTAACTCGTATAGCACCCTTTATCCCTTGAACCTTGGTACCTACTAAAGGCTGTCTAGTAGTCAGGACCTCAGAAAGGCGGGAGGCTGGGAAAACCTCAGTCAACTTTCGCCCGCGTACATCCTGACCAGGTACCCCCAGGATAACCAAGGCTTGGGGGTTAAACTCGGTAATAATACCTGATTTGTTTACCCATATCAGGCCATGGTTAAGAAGAGTTAAAATATAAGTTACCAAGTTATCTAGGCTAGGCACTTCTCAAGTTTTCACCATCCTTAATCCTTGAAGACCTTGAAGAAAGACTTGGGCTTAAAAACCTTTACGAGCGTAACTGCCTGCTTGTATCAGAACCCAAAGCTTCCGAAATGGCTTGGGCTGCCCGACATACCGCTTCCACTAGCTTAGTCTGGATAAGCTCTTCGGTTATACGGCTGCTAGGGCCAGAAACGCTTAAGGCAGCCACGACCCGTTGCTCGTGGTTTTTAATGGGAGCTGCCACACACCGGACGCCTTCTTCCAGTTCTCCCCTATCTATGGCGAACCCCTGTTGTCGAATTTGCTCCAACTCTCTTTTCAAACGTTCTATACTAGTAATGGTTGCCGGAGTGTAAGGATATAAGTTAAGGTTGCTCAACACCCTTTCCAGCTGAAAAGGAGGTAAGCCTGCCAGCAACACCTTACCGGCTCCGGTACAATAGGCTGGCCCTCTGGTACCAGGCCTAGCTAGCATTTTTACCATGTTTCTGGATTCTACTTGATCTATATATACTACTTCCGTACCATCTAGGACGGCTAAATTGGCTGTTTCATTAAATTCTTCCACCAGCTGTCGGAGGAAGGGCCGGGCTACTGCCCTTATGTCTAGGGAATATAAGGCCCGGTGACCGATTTCGAAGAGCTTTAACCCTAATCGGTACCTACCCTGATAAGGCTCCTGCTCTACAAACCCCCTCCGGGCGAGGGTATTTAACAAGCGATGGACGGTACTAATGTGTAATCCTACTTCTGCGCTTAAAGAAGAAAGCGTTACCGGACCTTCGGCCCGGGCCAAGGCTTCAAGAATAATAAGGGCCCGATCTACTGCCTGAACACCTTTTATTTTTTTGGTATTCGGATTTCCTTGGGTTCCCTTTTTTTGTACCACGGTTTTATAGCCCCATTTCTTTTATTTTTAGCCTCGGATTATAAGGATTAAGGAGGGCTTTTCACAAAAAAGAAGATGTTTTTAAGCCCTCCTTAACCTATAATACAATTATTTTATGCAATTTTCTAGAGTAAGTTTAAACCTTTAGGATTCCAGGATGCGCTCCGCTTCCTCGGCATCCAGGTCCATTACATAAGGGATACCGCTTAGTCTTGCAGCCTCCGGAGTTAAGGCTACCAGATCATCCCGCGTTATATACTGTAAAGCAAATTTACGTGCACCGCACATGAGCTGCTTAAGCCCCACACTGAGACGCTCAAAGAATGTATATACGCCGATGGCCCCTGGGGGTATTTCAGCAAAGGCTTCGCCGTACTTGGCCTTAAGCTCAGACGCAGCTACAAAGATTTGTTCCAGCGTGGTACCGTACTTATTAGAGATCTCTGCTGGTACTTTCCCGTTCTTTATAGCCTCCCCTAAGGTCTTACCCACCATGGCAGCGGTTAACGGTGCTCGGGCCATGCCTACCGCCTTGATGTAGGGTGCACCCAAAGCCAAGCCTTTAAAGACTTGATCTTCTAGGGCAAAGCCTCCAGCTATAGCTACGCTGGGAATGAACTTGCCGCGCTCAGCTAGCTTATTCAGGTATTTATAGAGCAAGCATTCCAAATAAACTGTGGGTATACCCCATTCGTTCATCATACGCCAGGGACTCATTCCGGTACCTCCACCGGCTCCGTCTACTGTCAAGAGATCGATCCTGGCATCAGAGGCATATTTCACAGCCCGGGCTAGATCAGCCGGCCGGTAGGCGCCTGTCTTAAGAAAAACATATTTAGCTCCATGGCGGCGGAGCTGTTCTACCCTAGCTAGGAAGGAGTCATATTCTACCATTCCCAGGCGGGAGTGGCGCTCAAACTCCTTAAAAGCACCCTGCCGGAAGGCTTCTTGGACCGTGGGATCTTCGGGATCAGGGTGGACAATATATCCCCGGCTTTTAAGTTGCAACGCCCGTTCTAAGGAATTTAGCTTTACCTCTCCTCCAATATCTTTAGCTCCCTGCCCCCACTTAAGCTCAACAGCCTCTACCCCCAGCTTATCGATAACATATTCTAGTACTCCCAGTTTAGTATCTTCAACATTGCTTTGGACTACGATGGTACCATAACCATTATACCATTTTTGGAAAAGCTTTACCCTCCGTTCCATATCCGGGGAACGGACCACCCGACCGGAAGAGAACTCAGCGTCTGGATCCATACCACAGACGTTTTCACCTATAGTAGCTATTACACCACTAATAGCGGCACCAATGGCTAGGCCTTCCCAGTTCTGTGAAGCTACATTAGTGGAACCTAATCCTGAGATAACTACAGGGAGTTTTAACTTAATTTGCCCATTAGCTCCTACTGCGCTTTCGATATTTACAGCAGGGAAAATGGCTTTATCGCTGTCAGGCTCGATACCTTGGGCCCCTACGGTGGTACCCATTATGTTGAAGTGCGACAAGTCGATAGGATAATCCTTTTCCGCAGCTGCTGTTATAGGCCCAAAGGGCTGGGGATAGATTACCTCCCGTCCCCGGTAGGCTGAACGGCCTACCTCACATAAACCGGTACACCCTTCCTGGCAAGTGGCACACATGCCGCTCGTGGGGCAGACGCTGCCGGGTGTACGGTTTCTGGTAAGGGTGGCAGCGCTAGCATTAATACCTTTGCTGAAACTCATCCCTGGTCCCCCCTGAAAAAAGTTTTTCTATTACCCTTAGGGTAAGAGAACCCTAAGGACAAACCGTAACCCCAGCTTTATTCTAATGGCCCCTTCCCGGCATGTCAATGAAATTTAATTTCATGATATGAAAAAGATATGGTCTTAAAAAAGACCCTAAAAAACTTAGGGCCTTTTTTTTAAATCACATTCGATAAGTCCTTCATAGCATTCATCACAGAGGAATTGCCCGCATACTGGGCAAATACGCATATCAGGAGGATTTATATCTAGGCATTCATAGCAATAGGCTGTATCACAATGGCGGCAAATCACACCTTCTACCTTCTGGGCCTTGCACCGGTCACAGACCGGTATTTTCATGTTCACCCTCTCCTTGTTTGTTTTTACGGTTTTTAAAATTATTCTTCTTCTAGGCTCATCCTTCCTCCTTAAATTTTAAATAGAAAATGCTCCCTTTTAAGGGAGCACCATAAAGCTTTACATTATACTTTTAGTTTTTTATCCTGTTAACCCTAAGGCTAAGGGTTGTCTTATTAATAACTGTTCGGATGAGATTTGTACCTTGGCTCCACTTGTTAGTAAGCAGGCATTGGCTTCGTCAGTATCTACATGGAATTCCAAAGCAGCATCGGATTGTACCCGGACCAGCACGTTTTGGAATATTATTCCTCGTTCCCCGTTTACTTCCACAGCAACTACATCTTTATCTTTAAAGCCATATCTCTTAGCTTCTTCTAGGGGCATGTGGATATGACGGAGGGCCAAGATAACTCCGCGCTCCAAAGTTACAATGCCAGCTGGTCCTATCAAGACACACCCGGGAGTACCCTCCAGATCACCTGAGTCTCGTACAGGAGGATTAACTCCTAGTTTAAAACAGTCCGTCCGGGATACCTCTACTTGGGTATAATCCCGCAACGGTCCGATGATACGGACGTTTTCTAGCACTCCTTTGGGTCCCACTACTGTTACAGTTTCCCGCGCCGCAAATTGACCAGGTTGGACCAGATCTCGTAATTTAGTCAAAGACGCGTCCGGCCCAAAAAGTTTATGAAAATGTTCTGGTGTAAGGTGAACATGCCGCCCGGATACTCCCACCGGGATTTCCAGCAGGCGTTTGTACATTAACTGGCCCCCCTCCCCTTGCTATTCGGCATTGAAAACCTACCATTAAGGATTAATTTTCTACCATTCACCCTTATTATATTACCGTTTACCCTATAAAGCAAGGGGAGGAAGTTGTTTTTTGAATTTTAAGTTCTTGTTTTCACTTTTTTGTTTTTACATCCCCTGCAACTGCTACAAGGGAAGTACAGCAGCGCATTACAGCGAGGACACCGGAAAGCTTGTGGGGAAGAAAGGGGGTAGCTGCACCTGGGGCAACTTAAAAGACACCGCTCCATAAGCCTTACCTCCTAAATCAGGATATGGGCGAGGATTCCTCCAATAAGAAAGGCTAGCACTAAGATGGTGGGCCAGATTACCAGAGCTTCTCGTATCCCCCGTTCTTTTAAAATCACCAGGGCAGAAGCAATGCAAGGGACAAAAATGGTAATAGTGACCAACGCTACCAAGGTTTGTTCAGGTGTAAGGGGTAGGGAGTATAAGCCGGCGGCCCCGAAGTCCCGGCGGATAAAGCCCATGATGAAGGCCGTAGCTGCTTCTTTGGGAAGCTTGAGCCAGCTGACTGTAAGGGGGGAGAGTAAAGCCTGAATAACCTCCAGCAGCCCTGTTACCTGTAGAAGGCCGATAAGCAGGGCGCCTCCAGCAAAGAGGGGTGTGGCCTCGCGGAGGAATAAAGCTACCTTGGTATAGGTTTTTTTAAGGACGTTCTGGGCTTGGGGCCAACGTAAGGGAGGTAAATCGATAAAAAGGTCACTAGGTTCCCCAGGGAGAATCCGGTTTACTACAGTACCAGCTAGTACGAATATGGTGAAAATCAAAGCTACATAGGCTACTACATAGCGCGGTCCTAGGGGTGCTAGCATACTGGCGATCACTCCTAGCTGTGCTGAACAAGGTATGGTCATAGCTAGGAGGAAAGTAGCTATAGTCCTTTCCCGGGGGGTGCTGAGCAGGCGGGTAGTGATGGTGGCAGCGGTAACACAGCCGGTACCTAAGATAAGGGGTATGACCCCCCTTCCATTCATCCCCAGCTTCATAAGTATACGGTCCACTAGAACAGCTATGCGGGGGAGGTACCCGGAATCTTCTAGTATGGAAAGGCTCAAATAAAAACCTACTACCAGGGGTAATAAAAGGCCTAAGATATAGGTTACAGTCATAGTTAAAAGCCCGAATTCACCTATTAACAGCGTGCCCAAAGGGCCTTGCCCAAGCCACGGGTCCAGTAGTTCTTGGATAAAGGGTTGGTAATAACCTTGCATTATCCTTTCCTCAGTAATCTCTACTACTGTCTGGGCTATAAAAACCCCGATAAACTGGTAGAGTAGGTACAGAACGCCCAATAATATAGGAATACCGGTCAGAGGCTTAAGCATCCATTTGCTTAAAATGCTCCTAAAAGAAGCCCGACTCATATCCTCCTGAACAACAGCATTAACCAACTCATCCACCCGGCGGCGGCGTAAAAGATAAATCTCTTCCCGCTTATCCATAGGTTTTAAGCGGTGACGAGCTGCGATCCAGGGATCTCCTTCTAAGATGAGTAAGGTTTCTGCCCGTCTGTGCACTTTAGGCAAGAGTGGCGCCAGCATCTCTTCTAACTCAGGTATAGGATGGCCTGGCCGGGCATAGGCCACGGCCTTCTTTAACTCCTCTATCCCTTGCCCTTTTACGGCTATAGTAGGAACTACGGGTACCCCCAGGAGCTGGGCGAGCTTATCATGGTCTACCTTTATCCCTTCCCGGGCGGCCTCGTCCACCATATTGAGGGCTACTACCACAGGTAAGCCCATATCGATCAATTGTTGGGTAAGAAATAAGTCGCGGTCCAAGTGGACAGCGTCCACCACGTTTATAACTATGTCAGCAGCTAAAATGATATCCCGCGCCACCCTTTCTTCATCATTAAAAGAGGAAACCCCATATATGCCGGGGGTGTCAATAATGCAGTCGTTCCCTACCTGGCCGTGGTTTATTTCTAAGGTGGTGCCGGGAAAGTTAGATACATCTACATAAAGACCAGTTAAAGCATTAAAAAAGACCGATTTACCTACATTGGGATTACCTACCAAGACTATCTTACGCAAGTGGGAAGGGAAAGGTAGGCGCAAACGGGGCTCATGACAGGCCATAATTTAACCACCTTTTCCCTTCCCGTCTTTCCAGTTGCGTAGATATAGGTTCTATTTCTATTTTCCTCGCCAGCCCCCGGCCTATGGCGATCTCTTGATGATTGCGTCCTATGATTACAGGCCCCTTAGGGATGACTCCTTTACACTTTATAACTGCCCCTTCCCACAGCCCAAACCGGATAGCCTGGCTACGGATCTCCTTTCCTGGGAGTTTAAGGATGCGATAAAACTCTCCTTCTTTTCCTTGTTCAAGGGTCATGATTGTTTTACCTCCTACCGGGATAACACATTGAGAAAAATTATCATTACCCACCTACCATTATAGAGCAATTGAAAATGGTTGTCAATAGCGACGTTCTTCCCGGCTTAAGATCAGACGGATATCCTGTTCTACAGGAAGGTGATAAGACCGGCAGAGCTGCAGAAGGCGAGAAGTAGTCCGCTCTCCTAGATATTCTTCTAACTGCTTTAGATCTAGATTACTGGTGACCACGGTGGGTAGTTCATAAATTAACCGGTAATTTATGAGGGAATAGATTTTATTGCGGGTCCATTCTGTGTAGTTGTGGGCCCCCAAATCATCTAAGATTAAAACTTTAGCATCCCGGGCTGTGGTCAGCAATTCTAGCTCGGTAGGGCTTTCTTCTTCCGGCCGTCGGTCATAAGTAGCTCGGATTTGGTCTAGGAGATCGGGGACTACTACGAAAAGCACATTTATGTTTAAAGAGGCCAGGGCATTGGCGATAGCGGCAGCAAGGAAGGTTTTACCGCTTCCCACTGGTCCAAAGATAAACAGCCCTTTAGTAGGTTGTTGCTGTGCACACTGCGCTACAAAGTTTTTGCACGCCTCCAAGCACCGGCGAGCGCTCTCGTAATAACTTGTCCCCGTTAGCTCATCATAGGCCTGGCGTGAGTAAAACCTTAAGTCAAAATTGGCAAAGGTATGCCGGCTGAGTTGGGGAGCAAGATGGGCGGAACGGAGGCGGTTCTGCCACGCTCGAGCCTCCATACACTTGCAGCGGTAAGCTCGTCCTTCGCGTAAAATTACGCCCCGGTCTTGGCAGTAAGGGCAATTTATGGTAGGGGCTTCGGGTTCGGGCGAAGTAGCCTCCCTTCCTTGTCCCCCTTCTAACGTGGGCTGTTTTAAAAAAATAGGTGGTATCTGGATGCGTTCCATAATCTTCCCCCCTCGTGGGGCCTAGGCTTTTAGGGTTCCGGGTCTAAACGGTAAAGGTCTCGGTACTTATCATCACCGGAAGCCTCACTAGATTTCTTTTTTCCTGCTTTTTTACTCAGGAGGCGGTCGTCATAATTAATGGCCTCTTGTACTGTGCGGATATTATGCCGGATCCAATCCCGCAGGATGGAGTCTATGTAGCGAAAATTCAAGGCTCCCCGCAGGACTGCCCGTTTTAATGCTTCGATTATGAGCTCCGGGCTTAAATTAGTATTATGATACCAATCAGCGAGCTGGCTGCTTTCTATAGGAGACAAAGGGCGGCCGAACTCCTTCTCAAATATACGATATAGCTCTCCCAAGCCGGGGTCTACAGTTGCCGCCTGCTCACTAGGAGCTGTTTGTAGCAAGGATTCCCTGGTTAAGATATGGGCTAGCTTCTCCCACAAATTATACAAGGAGAAGGCATTGAGCCACCGTCCGGTTACCGGGCTATAGTAAGGTTCTACGCTTAGGAGCTTTTTTTCAATTAGACCAGCTAATATATTTTTAACCTCTTCACTATCCATGGATAGATACTGGCTGAGCTTTTCTGGGGAAGGGAAACGGTCATGTTCTATTTGGCGCCAGCGGAGCAAATGAATAATGATCATTACCTCTGTTTCTGTAAGGCCCAGGCGATTATAATATTTAAGTAAAGGTTCGGGAACTACCACGGTACTATCTTCCAATAGTGAGCTTATTATAGCCGAGGGCCAATTGTCATTTGCTGGCATGAGAGGTCCCTCCCTGATACTTTAAATTATAGCATTGTACCAGGAGGCCTCCAAGGTGTTACTCTACTGACCGGCTTATGTTTAAAATTGGGGTCATCCAAGCTAATTTAATAGGGGAAGGAATAAATATATGGAAGTAATAGCCTTTATAGGGCCCAGCGGGAGCGGAAAAAGCCACCGCGCCCAGGCAGTGGCTTATGACTACCAAGCTGAGGCTATAATCGATGATGGTCTTCTAATTAAGGGAAGCCGTATATTGGCTGGCGTTTCGGCTAAAGAGCAGCCGACCCGAGTGGGTGCCATTAAGACTGCCCTTTTTACAGATCCCCAACATGCAGCTGAAGTTAAAGCCCAGATAGCTGCTTTGGCTCCTTCCCGGCTTCTGCTTATCAGCACCTCCCGAGAGATGGCGTGCCGTATTGCTAAACAACTGGATCTTCCACTGCCTAGTTTATTTATTGATATTACGGAAGTAGCTACACCCCAAGAGATCGCCAGGGCCAAGCAGATCCGGAAACAGTTAGGGAAACATGTTATTCCCGTACCTACAGTAGAGGTAAAATCCCGTTTTAAGGGGAACTTTATTGAGCCCTTAAAGACCTTTTTGCGCCGGCGTTCAGCTCCTTTGGGGAGGCCCAAAAGTCTATGGATAGAACAAACTTTGGTCCGCCCCACTTTTAACCTTTTAGGCCACTTTTATATTTCTGAGAAGGTTATAGAGCAATTGGCTACTTATTTAGTAAGGGATGGGGTAATAAGCCATCCCAAGGTAGAGGTAGAAGATACTTCTGGGGGGCTATCCCTTAATATAGAAGTTATGGCTCGCTATGGTATTCCCTGGAGGCCCCACCTTCAAGCTGCCCAGGCTAGGGTTAAGGAGGGGGTAGAAAACCTAACCGGACTTACGGTTAAAGCCGTTAATATTATTGTCCGGCAGGTTTTCTTTTGATTTCTTATCCATGGGCTACTGCCTTAGCTACTCTTAGCTGGCGGGCCACAAAGCGTTCAATTCTGTTTAGAGCTTCCATAAGCTCCTGGAGGGAGGTTGCATAAGAGCAACGGATAAAACCCTCACCGCTAGGACCGAAGGCGTTCCCTGGCACAACAGCTACCCGTTCTTCCTTAAGCAACCGTGCAGCAAATTCCTCTGAGCTTAGTCCTGTGGCAGCAATGGAAGGAAATACGTAAAAAGCTCCCCCTGGCTCAAAACAATCTAGTCCCATCTCCCGGAGTCGGCTTACCACTAACCGGCGCCGTTGGTCATATTGTTCTACCATATAAGC harbors:
- a CDS encoding DnaD domain-containing protein codes for the protein MPANDNWPSAIISSLLEDSTVVVPEPLLKYYNRLGLTETEVMIIIHLLRWRQIEHDRFPSPEKLSQYLSMDSEEVKNILAGLIEKKLLSVEPYYSPVTGRWLNAFSLYNLWEKLAHILTRESLLQTAPSEQAATVDPGLGELYRIFEKEFGRPLSPIESSQLADWYHNTNLSPELIIEALKRAVLRGALNFRYIDSILRDWIRHNIRTVQEAINYDDRLLSKKAGKKKSSEASGDDKYRDLYRLDPEP
- a CDS encoding Asp23/Gls24 family envelope stress response protein; its protein translation is MEVIAFIGPSGSGKSHRAQAVAYDYQAEAIIDDGLLIKGSRILAGVSAKEQPTRVGAIKTALFTDPQHAAEVKAQIAALAPSRLLLISTSREMACRIAKQLDLPLPSLFIDITEVATPQEIARAKQIRKQLGKHVIPVPTVEVKSRFKGNFIEPLKTFLRRRSAPLGRPKSLWIEQTLVRPTFNLLGHFYISEKVIEQLATYLVRDGVISHPKVEVEDTSGGLSLNIEVMARYGIPWRPHLQAAQARVKEGVENLTGLTVKAVNIIVRQVFF